DNA from Phragmites australis chromosome 16, lpPhrAust1.1, whole genome shotgun sequence:
CGGTGTTCGGGGAAGGGCGGTAGCCGCAGCacggcctgctcggcctccacgGTGTCCGACCGCGAGATCTGCACACAAAGCAGCCATCCTCAGCGCACCAATACGACCGCACAAGAGAGAAATCGGAGGTCAGAGGGAGGACGAACCGGGTCCCGGAGGACGGGCTTTGTGTCGTCCGGCGCGGGCCGGAGGGGccgcttcttcttctctccctcctcggccgggctcctgctgcCCCCCAAGGCGGGGACGGAGGCGGTGGCGCCGCACGCCGCGGAAGGGCCTGCAGACGCGTGGGAGTGGACGCGCTCGGTCGACATGGCGAGCTGGCGGCGCCGCCGACGAGTGGTGCGAGCTCGCCGCGGCCACTTCCGTTTGGCTCGGCCTCGTTGGGTCTGAACCGAACCCGACCTGGCTCGGTCGGACCCAATCACACCAATGTGGTCGGGTCCGAACCGGACCGGATACTTGGCTTCCCCAATCTCCAGCACCGCAGCCGCTCGCTTGCCCCCTCTTCTCGTCCGCACAACGCCGAgcaagaggagagggagagaggcgaGCGGCAATGGCGGGCACCGGCAGCCACTCGCTCCTCTCGCCGGCCTCGTCTCTGTCCCCCGCGTTCCTCTCGCGCCACCGAGCTGCCGCCGTCGGTGGAGGAAACCGCCGGCCGAGTAAAGGTGAGTTCTTTCCTACTGGAGCGTACTCAGAGCCAAACTGCTTGTTCAGAGGCGGCAAATTTGCAGGATTTAGTATTACTGCCATGGCATCTTCGACTGCAGCGCAGATAACAGAATAATGCTTAGTTTGATGCTTgcttttaggggggggggggggtggtttTCTTGGGGAAATATATCTATACTTATTTTGGTGTTGAGGCTGACCTTCAGTTCTTGCATGGTTGTGCTTCAGTGCGACCCCAgatcaggtgttgctcgaaagACGAAGGTTCGAAGGAATGCGCAGACAAGTCCTCCAGTAAGGGCAAGGTTGTGAGTGTTGCCTTCTCTTAATATCCTATTGCTCTTCACTGAACATGTGCCCCATTGCTGTAAGCCTGTAACCTTTGAAACATTAATAATGTCCAAGTTAAGGGCTCCCTCTCCAAGTTCCTTCTCTTCCAACTCTACAATTCGAGTTGAAAAGAGATGGATAAGAGAAGAGAGTACTAGTCCGTCCCGTAGTCGTACATTTAGAATCTAGAAAAGTCAAATTTCCCACTTGGCTTTTTTGTTTTAGGAGTAAACAACACCGAAGAATCGAGAGATTTCAAAATTTAACACTCAATTCACGTGCCTCTCCGGATTTAACACCCAATTCGCATGCCTTTTAGAATTTAACACTGAGGCTAAGAACTTCTTCATTTCATACCACCGTCAATTATTGTGGACTATTTtgcccctttcttcttccctcaCCCCTTCGTTCCCCTTTCTCCTCCCATTCCAGGCCGGCTCGGCCAGCTCTCACCGGCGGCCCAATCGGCCCGGCCGAGGGATCCAAAAGGAGTAGCGTGCCGCGAAAAATCCATTTGGGTGGGGCTCAGCCAAAAGGTGGCCAGCGGCGGGTGGCTCATGCGGACGGGCGTGCCCATGTCAGGGCGGAGGAAAAGAGGCCCGCGTAAAAGggggaggagggcgaggggaagctcaccgtgctcTCGGTTGGTCGGGAAAAGTTGTGGAAGGGTGGAATAGAACCGTCGGAGTTGGGGAAGGGGCTCGGTCCGGTGGAGAAGAGGACGAATCAGGCTTGGGAAATGGTGGAGAGTGTCGGGTAGACCTCTCCGAGGCTTCACACATCTAGGATATGGAGGAACGGGGCTTTGGCATGGCGGATTTTGCTCGGAGGCGCAGGATTTGGCCGGCCATGACAGACCAAGGACAGGAGCTCGAGCTCCTGTTAGCTGAGAGCCCCTCCCTCCCGCGCGCGAGCAAAGGAGCCACCGCCGGCCATGGTAGACAAGGGGGCTTGATGTCGGAATgggaggagaaaggagagagaagaggggaaggaagaagaaaggggcaAAATAGTTCACAGTGGCAGAAAATGAAGAAATTCTCAGTCCCGGTGTTAAATTCTGAAAGGCATGCGAATTGAGTGTTAAATTCTGAAAGACATGCGAATTGAGTGTTAAATTCTGAAATCCCTGATGAATTACTCTTGTGTACGTGGAATGTACAGATGACATAATCTAACTGTCTGCGTAATCTTGGTCTATCGGTGTGCACTAAGTTTCGGTGTTACTTTTGAGTTTTGACAACCACAATGCTGCCATTGAGGAATAAATAAATTTTGACTGAGTTGTTTCTAATTTCTCGAGAATTGATTTTATGTTAGCCCAATACTGAGACAATATCTGAAGAGCCACAAGCTATTCCAGCAACATTTTACAGGGTTCCATTATCTTTCAAGTGACCAAGTACCGCATTTCTTTCTCTTATACAGGAAGAACATACTCCTTCAAGACGAAAATGTATTGCTTGCCTTTGTGCTGTGACACTAATCAGTGCATCAGGCCCAACAATTTGTGCACCAAACGGACTCGCCGCAGATATGATGAACAAGTCTGGCACACAGAAAGCTGTATGCCGAAACTGTAACGGCAGCGGTGCTGTAATATGTAAGTGTTTCACATTACTTTGATCTCTTTCTGTGAGCCTTGTTGATCCCCAATTCCTTCATCAGTCCTATGAGTAGAGCTTCCAACATCAATATTAACACAACATGTTGCTAGAAACAGAGCGTTTGAGCAATAATTTTGTTGATTGGAATTACTAGCAAGTTGTGGTGCCATTTAGCAAAGATAATTAGTTCATAGCCAAGCATGTCTCTATGATTTCAAAGAAaccacctccccccccccccccccttgtagGCATTCCAGGATTTGCATGTTCACTAGTAATGTGTTGCATTTGTAGCAGTTTTCATTTTTATCACTTGAATAACTACATCGATTATTTGATTATAGAAGAAACCACATATCCAATCCTGCTCGGAGTGGCCAACTGGGATAGCTGGGCCTGGGTACTAATTTTTGTAGATGAAATGATCAATTGGGCATATAcgttatataatttatttagaacTTCAGTTCTTGCAAACTGCAACCTGGTGACCCTTTTTTCTTGGAGTGATAATTCAATTCCAGCTGGATTCAGGTGACATGTGTGGCGGCACAGGAAAATGGAAGGCCCTCAACCGAAAGAGAGCAAAAGATGTTTATGAATTCACAGAATGCCCCAACTGCTATGGTATGATCTTTCTGTCCATCGTATTCTAGACAGTTTATGGTACATCAAACATGTGCACTGATCATGATCGTGCAAAGGAATTCAGTTCTTAGATGCATTGTCACTGATGCTCGGCATGCAGTATTTCAGTTCTAATGTCCACTATTCCACTTCACTTCCCCACTGTTTTGAGCCCACACCAAATTTGTTCTGGAGTTTCTGTTGTTTTATTTGTTAATCATGTTTCTCATGAATCCCAATGTCTTATTAGGGCGGGGGAAGCTGGTTTGCCCAGTATGTCTTGGAACTGGCCTGCCGAACAACAAGGGACTCCTCCGGCGAccagaagcaaaagaattacTCGACAGGATGTACAATGGTAAGATATTGCCAAACTCGTAGATCTCTCAAAGGATTTTGCTTCTTGGTCACGAGTACAAAGAAACATTTGAGACAAATGTAGTTCTCGAGATGTTAAATTTTGTTCGTCTTTACACAAGATTACAGTTTCGATGAAGGCTTCTGCCTACGAGATTCTGGTTACAATATCAAAACATAGTGAATTCGAAAAcaccatccttttcttttcgttCAAAGATATTGTTCAGTACGGATCAACGTGTTAGATAACTCAAAAACCCAAGACTCTACGCTCTACACACCTGAAGATGATGAATGGCAAATTTTTTTGAAGATTACGAGTATTGATTTGATGCGAAATGTATTGGACATCGGGATGCACACCTCGCAAGGGAGAGACGGCGCGTGCATGATAACTTATTCCGAGCTCGCTGTCAGCAACGTGCAGCGCTGGATGCGCTACGGCAACGAGCGCATCAGAGACTCTAATTTGTTGCCTTCGGGTCACAGAACAAAGAAGCACAACCACGACGATCTGAAAAACAAACCGAAAACACACAAATGCGACGAGCAACACGGAGGAGATCGAGCCGGGGCCTCAGAGACAACTTGGCAGATTGGATGCATCACAAATCAGATGGTACGGACAATGGATCTCCAGTCATCGGCCCcgaaacgagagagagagagagggtggaaGACGAGGCATCGCCTGAGAGATGAAAGCTTCTCTCCTGGCCCGTGTTGGTAACTGGCAATGGCGAGACGGCGGAGTGCGGACGGCGCCGCaggagggagtgagagggaggggggTGATGCAGAATTGCCGATGGGTATGGGGCGGGATATATAATGGTTGCGCTCGATAACCCTAGGTCCGCTCCATGTGTGGAGAGATTTGATCATTTGACCTCAGAGTGTTAGTTAAATTGACACTAGATCCATTTGCATAGACTTAGGTGGCATGTGTCATCTCAACGGGCAATTACCACATGTTTTGGATGttaaatgatcaattttctCCCGTGTGTAGGCTTTGGAAGAGACTATGGCATTTTCAGGCCCATAATAATGCCCAATGATCCATATAGTTTTCACCGATTTGGGCCCATGAGATTCAACGTTCTATCTAATTTCCCATGCAAATTTTGGGCGTGTTTGGTTAGCTTGCCTCCAAGTCATCTCGCCTCGCTCGGCAAGACTAGCTTTGCTAGTGTCGGAGAGCTATTTCGGCGCAAGGAATCCAAATGCGCCCTTGCTTCTTCCCCATCCACGCCGAGGAGAGCGCTGAGCGCGAGCCCCTAATCGTAGTTCGTGCACGTGTTCGAGTTAATTCGCTTCAAACTGTGTGCTAGCAGATTACTTTTCCCAAGCCGGTGGCTAACAGATTGATGTGTCCACGGCGGTCACGAGAAGTGCCATGTCTCGTACTAGGAGGAGGCTACGAGAAGTAGCTTTAAAGATTAAACATATGTTGGGTGGATATCTTGGCCTGCCTTAACGTCATGGAACTTGGATCTTCTTGGATTTTAGGTGTTACTTAACGATACTTGTCAAGTTGCCTCTGTATTGTCACTCTTATGTGTTCATGCTTCGGTAAATCCGCTTATCAAATCATGGACCATAGACTGACGATCTACCTTAGAAGTGGAATGTCGGGTGGCTACACTTACGATGCAATGTACTCACAGAAGCAAGTCACAAGTGCTCAGCTCTCATCGCTGTCACACTGCAGGACGCTCGAGCTCCCCAATTCAAGCGCATATCAACCGGCCCCTGCACCAGCGCCGTTGCCACCACGTAGCTTGGCaacgacgaggaggcggcggccggacGCCAGCGACCGAGCCGATGTGCGGGCGAGGATTGAATTGGGATCTGGGAGTATGGGACGGAGGATTTAGGACGCGACGAGGATCAGCTATGTCGCTCCGTCCAGTTGAGCAAATGCCTTGATCGAACTGTAGCCGAAAATGATtttataatgattttttaaaattaaatatatagaGGATGTGATTTTGTACGGAAAGTGAATCAGAGAAAGCTGCTTTTTTAACTCTCCAAActtttctagttcatttcaaatAATCACTATTACAGATTCCACTCAGagaactaaaagctgaaaactgCTATTTAGCAGAACTCCTTTAATTCCAACTGAAAAACTACTCTATGATTTCTGCCAAACAAGCCTTAGAACGCGGTGAGGATCAGCTATGTCGCTCCGTCCAGTCGAGCAAATGCCTTGACCGAACTGGTGCTACGACGCGATGAAGATCAGCTACTGCTCACCTAAACCTTCTGAATACCTGTCACTGATCATATATGCAGCAATTCACATGTACCACTTCTTAGTATCTGATTGAAAATTAAGCAGAAGACAAACGCGCAATCTTTTAAGAAATAAGAGTGCCAGATCACGACCGGCACGGCACAGTGCTCGCAAGTCGTAACTGTAACTTGCTAGCAATccacgataaaaaaaaaacaatcagaGTAGTAAGCACAAGGCAACTGCTTACTCCTGCAACTCCAACAGTCATACAATCACACAGCAAGATCATGTTCATCCACGAAACAAGAGTGTACCCAGGTCCGTCACCATCGGCTGATCTACATGATTCAGTTGTGACAACACCAGAGTAAAGAGTAGGAAGCAGGCCCATTCTAGCGTGCTGAATAACAGATGTTTTTAACCCCCATGGTATGCAACGTTTTTGTGTTTAACAACATGGAAGAACAGGGTGAGTAAAACATGAATGACAGATGTTTTTAACCCCCATGGTTAGATTTAGGACTTGCTCAGTAAAAAATAGAAATCCAGCTTCAGGCCAAATACTTCTTTAGATCCCAAAACCAAAAACTCCACGGATCCGCTGGAAGATGAGTTCTCTCCAGCCTCTCTCCGTGTTCTCCACCACAGTTGAATTCCCGTACCTACAATAGCAGACAGGCGACAGATTTTAAGTACGAGAGACACAAGTACTAACAGATTTTATTATCAAGCGCAGGAGATGACATGATGAAAACTGAACATGAACATACTTGTCTTCCTCTGGCACATCAGTTTGTTTGAGCTTTATGATTGTAACTCCTGATTCGGGCTCATCAAACACCAGCCTGACCTGCATTTCAAGATTCATACAACACAATGAGGTGATATCCAAAGTAGCATGGTTAAAATAATCTAGATGGAAGTAGCGATTATAATTAGACGTATTGCCACTTAAGCACATCGATAGTTATTCTCAAAGCAAAATCATACAGCAATTGTCAGAAAGCAGCATTTGAACATGACGAAAAATAGTACCTTGTTAAGCAACCAAAATAAAGCTAAGCACAACAAGCCAACAACACCACTTTCAAATTTCATGAGTCCACAAACGTAAGGCATCACTGGGAAGTGTTGCATACTCACTGTAGAAATTTCAACAAAGTCATGTGCTAAAGTAATGATGAACTCATGACAAAAATTGCAAGATTCCACAAATGGGACAAAAATTGCAAGATTCCACAAATGGGGCACATTGCTGAAAATGCTACGTACTCAGTACGCTGAAGAAAATTCGGCAACCTAAAGTGCTCAATTAGAGGAGACATAATGCTGAAATAATTTGAGCAGTTAAATGGTATTTAGCTGGAGGAAACGAAGCGAACATTTAAATTGACTAGCACAAATCCTCACCTCCTATGTTTGGTTTTGGGAATTCGAATTCAATTGGGAGGAAACTACCATGCCTAGCAGTCCTTACTGTTCACGCACCATTCTCTGTTGCGCtaatctctctttctctcagtGCTAACCAATCAACAGCAACACGATGATTCCGGCTCTACGTCAACAAACTCCACGTGCTCATCTGCTCCACCTGATGTCGTGGGAGCGCATCTCCAGGATTTCCAACAACCTGCCCTTGCCATTTAGTTAGGCTCAGCACACATGCGCTCCTGTACCAACTCTATATAAGTTGTACTCTGTGTGAATCAATACAAGCTGAGCATTCCATTCCTTCATGGTGTCAGAGCCTAAAAGATCCTACCTCATCTCTCCCACCAATGGCTGATGGCAACTCTTCTTCTCCCACCCTGAGCTCCACTCCAACCGCTGCCCTAAGCTCCACCCCTACCCATCTCCCAAGCCATTCATAGTGTCAGCATCAAGTCTCTGCTTGCCATCACCCTAGACATCCAAGCCAATAATTACACTAAATGGCACAACCTCTTCCTGGTAGTCCTCAGACGCTTCAATCTCCGCAATCACATCGAAGATGCCGAGCCTCGCCAAGACGCCGCCGACTGGGTCAAGGAGAACTTCATGTTTCTCATGTGGCAGTACGCCACCATTTCAGAAGAGCTTCTAGACATGGTTATGAAACCTAGCATCACTGCCTTCCATGTTTGGACTCACCTCAATGCCATCTTTACTGGTAACAAACCCAGCCGAGCTGCCCCTTTAGAAGCCAAATTTCATGCTCTAAGTCAAGGTGGCCTTTCTGCTTCTGCTTATTGTCATAAACTCAAAAAACTGGCTAATGTCCTTGCTGATTGCAATCAACCAGACTCCAAGTGAGCTCTTGTCCACCAAATGATTCGGGGCCTCAATCCCAAATTTGCCGTACTCAGAACTACCTTGTCGTTGCTGCCTACCTTCCCCACATTTATGCAAACACATGTTGTCTTAACTCTTGAAGAGACTTCACAGGCTGGCTCCTCTCAGAAGGCGGACGACACCACGCTTGCTGCAACCGGCGCCAGCAACTCTAGGGACTCCTTCACTCCACGCAACAACTCTCCTGATCACGGCTGTGGCCGTGGCAACCGTGGTCGCAGTCGAGACAGAGGGGGGCACGACAACAACTCTTGCAATCGTAATCAACAGCAACAGCAGGTGCCTTCTGTCTCCAATCAACAATTGTCGCCCTACTACAACTATGGTCAGTGGGGCGCCCTTGCTGGCGGGCCGTGGCGTGCACCCTGGACCGGCGCCACTGGCCCCGACATTCTCGGATCGCGCCCTCCGGCTCCTCCCATTCCAGGCCATTCATACTCCGTTATGCAGTCAACATCCTCTACCTAGGGTCTGGTCCCATCTTGGGACATGAATGGCTTGATCCAAGCGCTCCATGCCGCGTCCATCAGCCAACCGTCCACCTCCGGCAAATGGTTCATGGACACTGGTGCCATCTCCCATATGACGAGTGACTCCAATAACTTATTCTCCTACTCTTGTTCTTCCCCTTCTGCCACCCCCATATTATTGTCAGTAATAGTGCCTCCTTGCCTGTCCTTGGCATTGGACACAACACTACACCTCACAAATTCTCACTTCGTCGTATTCTACACACCACAATTAATCAAAAATTTGATCTCAGTTTGCAAGTTCACTACTGACAACTCTTGATATGTTGAATTTGATCCATTTGGTTTTTGTGTGAAGGATCTCCCAAACAAGTCCTAATGAGGTCCAATAGTGCCAGAGGGCTCTACCCGCTTCACTATGCCACAAGCTCCACTCCTGCAACAACGCTCACCGTTCACTCATCGGATGAGCTCTGGCATCATCAGCTTGGGCATCCCGGACATCAATCCCTTTCGCATTTACCTTTCAAGCTTTATGTTTTTTGTTCCAATAATAGCAGCACCTCACGTGTATGTCATGCTTGCCAATTAGGCAAGTATGTCCGTTTACCTTTCTCTGCTACAACTACTGTCACATACTTTCCCTTCCAAATAATCATTGTGATTTGTGGACTTCCCCAACTTTGAGTTTTACAGGCTACAAATACTATCTTGTCATTCTTGATGATTTTTCTCACTACGTATGGACTTCTCCTTTACATGCAAAATTCGACACTGGTAGCTCCATTGAACAATTCTATCACCTTGTTCTTACACAATTTCACATTTCTATACAATGCTTACAATGTGATAATAGCCGCGAATTTGATAATCGTACGCTTCGTTCTTTTCTCCGTTCTCGCGGCGTCACATTTCGTTTCTCATGCCCCCACACATCACCAAAAAATGGCAAAGCAGAGGGGGCCATTCATACCATCAATGATATTATGTGCAACCTATTAGTTCAAGCTCACATGCCCCAAACGTATTGGGTTGAAGCCCTCACCACTGTCACATATCTCCTAAATCGTGAGCCCCCATACCAAGTATTATATCGTGAGCCCCCACAATACAATCATCTCAAGGTCTTCGGTTGCCTATGTTATCCCAACCTCACCGCCACTTCGCTAAACAAGCTCGCTCCTCACTCCACTGCCGGATCATCATATCCATGCATGTTATTTTTAACAAAGTCGTTTTCCCATTTGCTACACTGCAGGCTACTCCACCCTCCACCAGGCAACCAACCAATGCCTATCCCACCGGGTCTGTTTTGGATTTGGTGCCGATTCATTTGGCAGTTACCTCATCATCCAACAGCGTGTCACCTCTTCCCACTTTGTCCGGCACCAACCAACGACCTCATTCTCCGACGACCGCATCTACTGAGCCCGCACATGCTTC
Protein-coding regions in this window:
- the LOC133895743 gene encoding protein PHOTOSYSTEM I ASSEMBLY 2, chloroplastic-like isoform X1; the encoded protein is MAGTGSHSLLSPASSLSPAFLSRHRAAAVGGGNRRPSKVRPQIRCCSKDEGSKECADKSSSKGKVEEHTPSRRKCIACLCAVTLISASGPTICAPNGLAADMMNKSGTQKAVCRNCNGSGAVICDMCGGTGKWKALNRKRAKDVYEFTECPNCYGRGKLVCPVCLGTGLPNNKGLLRRPEAKELLDRMYNGKILPNS
- the LOC133895743 gene encoding protein PHOTOSYSTEM I ASSEMBLY 2, chloroplastic-like isoform X2; the encoded protein is MAGTGSHSLLSPASSLSPAFLSRHRAAAVGGGNRRPSKVRPQIRCCSKDEGSKECADKSSSKGKEEHTPSRRKCIACLCAVTLISASGPTICAPNGLAADMMNKSGTQKAVCRNCNGSGAVICDMCGGTGKWKALNRKRAKDVYEFTECPNCYGRGKLVCPVCLGTGLPNNKGLLRRPEAKELLDRMYNGKILPNS